Genomic DNA from Hypomesus transpacificus isolate Combined female chromosome 19, fHypTra1, whole genome shotgun sequence:
TCTGGTGTCAGCCAATAAAGATGATTCTGtgtgttttattatgattttgTAGAATCATTAAGCTGGTGGGACAACTTTTAtgctgggatgtgtgtgtatgccagttggtgtgtgtgagctggtgtgtgtttgtgctagtGTGTATTTGCTAGTTGTTGTGTatgtactggtgtgtgtgtgtgtgtgtgtgtgttgtggcagGTCCATTCTCATTCACATGGTAATGTATTCAGATTCAATAAAACCTGTCAAGTGTGTGAAATGTGCAGCCTGTCCCAAACAAAGCTGACATCTGGGGACATTGAGGACATTCTGGTTCGGAAACATGTTGATTTACACGTCAACTTTATACTTGCAAAAATGCTGTACACGTATGTTACACATATGTAAATATACAGTCACACACCATGTGAGTGGTAATGCATTGCCATAGTAACTCTGTGGAATAATCAGCCTTAAtccagacatggagggagagatggactcaaaaaaaaaacagaggaggtgaaaggtcacTGGTCCCCCAGGAGAGGCTGTTACCCTTAGTTACCATTCTCTCAcagggatagggggagggaagggtgtgGCCCGGTTGTGGTGAGTGGAggatgaaggggaggaggagggacaacATGGAGAACAATGCAAGACGGGGAAgataaaggagagaaaagggccagtgggggggggtgggggcaaatAGCCTGTGGAAGGCTGTCCATTGTGGTTGTTAAATTCACTATTGTACCTTTAGCCTGTGGGTTGAAGAAGACAGCCTTTGTTCATAACGTGtaggttggtgtgtgtatgtgagctaGCGTCCTCCAAGTCTAGCTGCAGTCTTGTTGTCCTCCAGCCATAGCCCCACCCCGCAATCACACACTGAAAGAGGGATGTACGGGAGAGTGTTCGTGTGTAGGGGGAGAGCCTTTTTGTGCAGGCCCGTGCAAGGGTAATTAGCCATTGTAATCACTGTGATGGAAAGCGTAattatggagagagaaggagagaaagagagatggtgcTGTGAAAGCAACAACAAACTCCTCAGAGAGCTGTTGTCATGCGTAACTGCTGGCGATGGCCCTGAGCAATGCTCGGTGAATGGACGAATGAGAGAaagtaaaagagagaaaagtaggatggatggatggatggatgggagaAAGATATTATGGGAAAGagaggatgggtggatggatggagaaggCTCAGGGGAATGGGTCAATGTGAAACACTGCTAAAACTGCTGCATTGACACCTAATGTAATATGTCCTGACAATATGCTtcaactgtgtgtgtcctctataATAGAATTCCTCACGATTTGTGCTATCTTTCTGTGGCCTGATAACTTTTTAATGAGATTGCTGAACTGTTTCAGAGACCTGTATGAAGAAGCACCCGAAATAATCTTATTATATTCCCCCTCCCTatatccctctttctcctgaCTTTGGGTCCCCCTCTACTGACCTACCTGCTAGAATGGTACAATAGAACAAGAGAAATAGACAGGACAGAGCTCCCAGGTGTATGGTTGTCTCTCTAGTACCAGAGGGTCAATTGCTTGACTCATCTGCCAActtccctccatcaccccccccccccactctctcaagATGCTTCTCATTTTTTCTGGCACAGTGTCAGGCTTTTGTCCAACCCAGTGGGGATGTATTGAGTGAGGTGTTGCATTGTGGGACTCGTAGTATTGCCTAGTAAGCAGTGCCGCTGCTCTGGGTGTGTAAGTAAATGAGAAGCTGTCCAACTCAATAGTGGTAATGGATCGGCCTGtcagagggaaaggaagagatGCAGAcggagtcagtgtgtgtgtacgtgtgtgtgtgcagccttgCTATTAATGACTGTttctttgtgtttgtcaggACTGTGACTGTAGCCATGCATGGCCTGTAAGCAGCATATCATGGCTCACAGGAAGAGGCCAGGAACAAATCAGGGAGGAAGCAGTATGGCTGAGCCTCTCCCCCggccctgccccgcccccttccCTTCAGAGTCACATGACAGGAAACTACCCGTGCGGTCCCACCCAACTTCGTATCCTAAAGACTCACATGATCAGGCCCATGTCCAACCGGATGAAGGGGCGGAGCCACATTACTGTGGCCAATTGGATGCAGAGCTGACAGCCCACCGGCCGGCCACTCCTTCTACACCTGACCACCAGTGTGAGCAGTCCCACGACCACGCCCACGCCCACAACCACGCCCACTCAGACTTCCGGGGTCGAGCGGACAGCTTGGACGGAGACTCCAGCTCTGACTACGTCAACAACACAtcggacgaggaggaagactaTGATGAAGGCTTggcggaggaggacgagggcgtGACCTATTACATCCGCTACTGCCCCGAAGACGACTCCTACATGGAGAGCGTGGACTGTAGCCGCGGCGACTGTAGCAGAGGGGACTGTAGCCGCGGCGACTGCAGGGCTGCAGTGGAGCCTGTTGCAGACACAGACGAATGTCAGGAGGCTGTAGaagagtgggaggagggggagggcgaggagagggaggtgggggaggtttTGGAgcactgggtggaggagggacgaggggggggatgaggagttgagggaggagtgggtggaagaggagggagaggtggatgaggaggaggtgagagaggagtgggtcgagggagagggggagcaggaggaggtgagagaggagtgggtcgagggagagggggagcaggaggaggtgagagaggagtgggtcgagggagagggagagcaggaggaggtgagagaggagtgggtcgagggagagggggagcaggaggaggtgagagtggAGTGGgtcgagggagagggggaggaggtgagaggggagtgggtcaagggagagggggaggaggtgagaggggagtgggtcgagggagagggggaggaggaggaagaggtgagagaggagtgggtggaccgagagggggatgaggaggagggggaagtacGCTGTGAAGTGGTGGAACAGGATGCAGATCAACAGATCTACGATGGACGGCCCGAGCCAATCCTGCACCACCACCATCCAAGCCCCGCCCCAATGCAGCAGACCccccccagggaggaggaggaggaagaggagagcgaggagTACCTTCccaatgaagaggaggaagaggaggaggagacaggagaggggcggggctacACAGAGGACTACTACGTCCCAGAGGCCAATGGGAactgtgttggtgtgtcccAATACCGGGGGAGGCaggtgggggaaggaggggaggtgggggaggaggctgaggaggacatTGACCTGATTGTGGCCGAGATCAAGATGAGTATGAGCATGGGCAGTCTGAGCAGTGGTACCGACCACAGCCCAGAGGAGCTGGCTCACGACTCCGCCCCTGCTAACTACCCTCCCCCTGCACTACCCCCTGCCAAACCCTCTCCGGCCCCCGGCCCCTACCCGCTCCACCGCCATGACAGCCGGCCCAAGTCCCTAAACCTGCCCTCTGCACGCCACAACAACCCGGACCTTCAGAGGGGCTTCAAGGTGCGGGCGAGTACGCCCGAAGACCGTCCACACCGGGCCCAGGAACAGGTCAGAAGCGCACAGCACAGTTGTAAAGAACGACATAGCACGAGTACATAGCACCATTCGaagtagaggaagaggagagtaagagaggaggaggtgaggagcccACAGATGGCGAGCGGCCGTCTCCTGAGGGCCCATgctgagacacacacctgctacgTCGCAGGCGCGTGTGTGAATGCATGGTAACTGATGTAGCTAGCGTAGCAGTGTGGAACTGGGTCAGACTGAGTATGGCAGGGGACGAGAGTAGTACCAGCTATAGAACTATAAAAGTTATTAATAGGGTGACCGTCACTGTTCTGCATCTGCACCCAGTTGTGGCTCTGTGTTCCGGTGCTGAGGTCATCATGAGGTCGtaacccctcctgcccccctcgtCAGGTGACCAACGGCCCAGAGCAGCAGCCAACCAGAAAGCAGAATCGTTCCGATCTCAACCTTCCTTtggagaacaacaacactccAGAGGttagatacacacagacacacatgtacacaaacacacacacacacacagtaaagtaCATCCACTGTCACACTCTTAGCTGCATCCCTAGCCTGAGTTACAAAGGTCCCACTTTGTAACTCAGAAACCTTCTGAGAGTGAAGCTGCAGAGTGGTTGTTGGTGtttcttgtttgttttggtttgatatggtccacagacaggaagttgctCTTGGTCTTGGtgatctctctcctgctgtgctTCAGCCAGTCTCATCACCA
This window encodes:
- the apba2b gene encoding amyloid-beta A4 precursor protein-binding family A member 2, which produces MACKQHIMAHRKRPGTNQGGSSMAEPLPRPCPAPFPSESHDRKLPVRSHPTSYPKDSHDQAHVQPDEGAEPHYCGQLDAELTAHRPATPSTPDHQCEQSHDHAHAHNHAHSDFRGRADSLDGDSSSDYVNNTSDEEEDYDEGLAEEDEGVTYYIRYCPEDDSYMESVDCSRGDCSRGDCSRGDCRAAVEPVADTDECQEAVEEWEEGEGEEREGEEEEEVREEWVDREGDEEEGEVRCEVVEQDADQQIYDGRPEPILHHHHPSPAPMQQTPPREEEEEEESEEYLPNEEEEEEEETGEGRGYTEDYYVPEANGNCVGVSQYRGRQVGEGGEVGEEAEEDIDLIVAEIKMSMSMGSLSSGTDHSPEELAHDSAPANYPPPALPPAKPSPAPGPYPLHRHDSRPKSLNLPSARHNNPDLQRGFKVRASTPEDRPHRAQEQVTNGPEQQPTRKQNRSDLNLPLENNNTPEQTKKAAAFPSFVDVPGPCEPEDLIDGIIFAANYLGSTQLLSERNPSKNIRMMQAQEAVSRVKSPEGDGQSLTEVDLFISTQRIKVLNADSQETMMDNALRTISYIADIGNIVVLMARRRMPRTASQDCIETTPGAPDTKKQYKMICHVFESEDAQLIAQSIGQAFSVAYQEFLRANGINPEDLSQKEYSDIINTQEMYNDDLIHFSNSENCKELLVEKQKGEMLGVVIVESGWGSILPTVILANMLNGAPAARSGKLSIGDQIMSINNTSLVGLPLATCQGIIKGLKNQVQVKLNIVSCPPVTTVLIKRPDLKYQLGFSVQNGIICSLMRGGIAERGGVRVGHRIIEINSQSVVATAHEKIVQALSNSVGEIHMKTMPAAMFRLLTGQETPMYI